A window from Opitutia bacterium ISCC 52 encodes these proteins:
- a CDS encoding prepilin-type N-terminal cleavage/methylation domain-containing protein, with the protein MKTNQQGFTILEVLVAVVIFAGAATVLVASYINILSNFEASRIKTNFEEELAYVRADLQLISDIEEAMDGDEFDMGNGVTGNWYSEIEMTEIPNLFAVNMFVDMVDAEGERMELTQLFYLLRPSWSELDEVERARQDLQERMQDFRDDQQFGWDFKGI; encoded by the coding sequence ATGAAGACTAATCAACAGGGGTTCACTATTCTGGAAGTCTTGGTTGCTGTGGTGATCTTTGCCGGGGCAGCCACGGTCCTGGTTGCCTCTTACATAAACATTCTGAGCAATTTTGAAGCCAGCCGCATCAAGACCAATTTTGAGGAAGAGCTCGCATACGTAAGAGCCGACCTGCAACTCATCAGCGATATCGAGGAAGCCATGGATGGAGATGAGTTTGATATGGGAAATGGAGTGACCGGAAACTGGTACTCAGAGATCGAGATGACTGAGATCCCCAATCTCTTTGCGGTAAATATGTTTGTCGATATGGTGGATGCGGAGGGTGAAAGAATGGAATTAACTCAACTCTTTTACCTGCTGCGACCTTCTTGGAGCGAGCTCGATGAAGTGGAGCGTGCCCGGCAAGATTTGCAGGAACGCATGCAGGATTTCCGAGACGATCAACAATTTGGGTGGGACTTTAAAGGAATATGA
- a CDS encoding prepilin-type N-terminal cleavage/methylation domain-containing protein, with translation MNKRGFTLLEVLLAIVLVGTAWVIFAVNMESLLDKDPLAELESSFVLAQTEGRMMAFEDRESIELTWDEKARRFVLLRSEVVATYEVDGFEDVDEGPDMEVSFFFQQPRYKGESFENPDWFVAESVILYPDATSAAFKVQLVAGDRERELVVEPFTGFFSERNG, from the coding sequence ATGAACAAGCGAGGATTTACTCTGCTTGAGGTTCTACTTGCAATCGTGTTGGTGGGAACTGCTTGGGTCATTTTTGCGGTCAACATGGAGTCCTTGCTCGATAAGGATCCACTTGCGGAGCTGGAGAGCTCCTTTGTATTGGCGCAAACGGAAGGGCGCATGATGGCCTTCGAGGATCGCGAGTCTATTGAGTTAACTTGGGACGAGAAAGCCAGGCGATTTGTGCTGCTCCGCAGTGAGGTGGTCGCGACTTACGAAGTTGATGGATTTGAAGACGTGGATGAAGGACCGGATATGGAAGTAAGCTTTTTCTTCCAACAGCCTCGTTACAAAGGCGAGAGCTTTGAGAACCCGGATTGGTTTGTCGCTGAAAGTGTCATCCTGTATCCTGATGCGACCTCGGCTGCTTTCAAAGTTCAGCTTGTGGCTGGAGATCGCGAACGGGAACTCGTTGTAGAACCATTCACTGGTTTTTTTAGTGAGCGAAACGGATGA
- the gspG gene encoding type II secretion system major pseudopilin GspG, whose translation MNNVKTHKTSSPNSQKSNRRKSGFTLMEILLVMALLGGLVVLGLMNVDKILGGGQEDTVRIFVNDTMKASLFRYRIDNGRYPNSEEGIQALVTAPSNAKNWKGPYMDEIPSDPWGSEYQYRMPGKNNPDSYDIYSFGKDGVESADDIGNWQ comes from the coding sequence ATGAACAACGTTAAGACGCATAAGACAAGCTCTCCTAATTCTCAGAAATCCAACCGTCGCAAAAGCGGTTTCACCTTGATGGAAATTCTTTTGGTCATGGCCTTACTTGGTGGGCTTGTGGTCTTGGGATTGATGAACGTCGATAAAATTCTTGGTGGAGGCCAGGAGGACACGGTTCGCATTTTTGTGAACGATACGATGAAAGCTTCGCTTTTTAGATACCGGATCGACAATGGCCGCTATCCAAATTCGGAAGAAGGTATTCAAGCACTCGTTACAGCTCCTAGTAATGCAAAGAACTGGAAGGGGCCATACATGGATGAGATTCCAAGTGATCCTTGGGGTTCCGAGTACCAATACCGCATGCCCGGAAAGAACAATCCGGATAGCTACGATATTTACTCCTTTGGCAAAGATGGCGTAGAAAGCGCTGACGACATAGGTAACTGGCAATAG
- a CDS encoding NAD(P) transhydrogenase subunit alpha, with protein sequence MDGFIPKSKINGENRTALTPDSAGKLISLGLSLNAEPGIGIKSGYKDNDYVAAGVAIASDDSTLGSADLVLGLDLPTPELISQMKEGSLFVGYLDPFFNLELLKAFATAKVNAISMEMIPRTTLAQKMDVLSSQMNIAGYFAVIKGAERLNKVLPMMMTPAGTISPCRVFVIGVGVAGLQAIATAKRLGARVEAFDTRPVVEEQVKSLGAKFVKIDLGETGQTDQGYAKALTPEQIEMQQQGMAKICAQSDIVITTAKLFGRKAPTLVTKTMIEGMKPGSVIVDLAAAGGGNVEGTVLNEEAITDNGVIIVGDGCLEGQAAYHASQVYASNIANLLEHFWDPESKSLKLNLDDEIMQGCLLTHNGEVRHPTFIEKLKEA encoded by the coding sequence ATGGATGGTTTCATACCGAAATCTAAAATCAATGGCGAGAACCGCACCGCACTCACACCGGACTCTGCTGGCAAACTCATCTCTTTGGGCCTCTCCCTGAACGCGGAACCAGGCATCGGTATCAAGAGTGGATATAAAGACAATGACTATGTAGCCGCTGGCGTGGCCATAGCATCTGATGATTCAACTCTCGGCTCAGCAGACCTCGTTCTAGGCTTGGACCTGCCGACACCCGAGCTCATTTCGCAAATGAAAGAAGGTAGCCTCTTCGTCGGTTACCTGGATCCCTTTTTCAATCTGGAACTTCTCAAGGCTTTTGCGACGGCTAAAGTAAATGCCATTTCTATGGAAATGATTCCGAGAACTACTTTGGCGCAAAAGATGGACGTGCTGAGCTCTCAAATGAATATCGCTGGATACTTCGCTGTGATTAAAGGGGCCGAACGCCTCAATAAGGTGCTCCCGATGATGATGACCCCTGCGGGCACCATTTCGCCCTGCAGAGTTTTTGTAATCGGCGTCGGCGTGGCCGGCTTGCAGGCCATAGCGACGGCCAAACGACTCGGCGCCAGAGTAGAAGCGTTTGATACCCGCCCCGTCGTAGAAGAGCAGGTGAAATCCCTCGGAGCCAAATTTGTGAAGATCGATCTCGGAGAGACCGGGCAAACGGATCAGGGGTACGCCAAGGCCCTCACGCCAGAGCAAATCGAAATGCAACAACAGGGAATGGCCAAAATCTGTGCTCAGTCGGACATCGTCATCACCACTGCCAAGTTGTTTGGACGCAAAGCCCCTACCCTCGTTACCAAAACCATGATCGAAGGGATGAAGCCTGGCTCCGTAATCGTCGACCTCGCAGCCGCTGGAGGTGGAAACGTCGAAGGCACTGTGCTCAACGAAGAAGCCATCACTGACAACGGTGTCATTATAGTCGGAGACGGTTGCTTGGAAGGGCAGGCCGCCTACCACGCCTCTCAAGTCTATGCATCCAATATCGCGAATCTGCTCGAACACTTTTGGGATCCAGAAAGCAAAAGTCTGAAGCTCAACCTCGATGACGAGATCATGCAGGGCTGCCTGCTCACGCACAATGGCGAGGTCCGCCATCCAACTTTCATTGAGAAACTAAAGGAGGCATAA
- a CDS encoding NAD(P) transhydrogenase subunit alpha, giving the protein MTIILLLFIFTLAAFLGFELIAKVPSQLHTPLMSGSNAISGITIVGAILATMHNPQGTMAMVLGLAALVLATINVVGGYLVTDRMLSMFKKKGGK; this is encoded by the coding sequence ATGACTATCATTCTTCTTCTCTTTATCTTTACTTTGGCAGCGTTCCTGGGATTCGAGCTGATTGCTAAAGTGCCCTCCCAGTTGCACACGCCTCTCATGTCGGGTTCGAACGCGATATCCGGCATCACCATCGTCGGGGCCATCTTGGCGACCATGCATAATCCGCAAGGAACGATGGCCATGGTTCTCGGCTTAGCCGCGTTGGTGCTGGCCACCATCAATGTGGTGGGCGGTTACTTGGTCACCGACCGGATGCTGAGCATGTTTAAAAAGAAAGGGGGCAAGTAA
- a CDS encoding NAD(P)(+) transhydrogenase (Re/Si-specific) subunit beta, whose amino-acid sequence MEASSLINFFYIVSAILFILGIKMLGSADTARRGNGLSSIGMLIAVIVTLIDKQVFDSWVWIAGGIGAGAVIGFVAAKKVQMTSMPELVALFNGFGGLASLFVGWAEYQKIKDANGGLVGNLLNPSLDHFTASVVFLAVFIGGITFTGSIYAWGKLSGKIGGQAKVFSGQKAFNMMLMLGVLVCGVLYAAAPNGENAYGLFLAIVGLSLLVGIFGVMPIGGGDMPVVISLLNSCSGLAACAAGFVIQNNVLIVAGCLVGASGLILTIIMCKAMNRTLANVLFSGFGASAQKTGGKQEGEMKAISGEDAYYVLEAASSVVFVPGYGMAVAQAQHAVKELGEILEENGAEVRYAIHPVAGRMPGHMNVLLAEADVPYEQLSEMDDVNPIMSTVDVAIVIGANDVVNPAAGEDPSSPIYGMPIINVFEAKTVFALKRGQGAGFSGLVNQLFFRENTRMLYGDAKATVTDLVGQFKD is encoded by the coding sequence ATGGAAGCCTCAAGCCTCATTAATTTCTTTTATATCGTTTCTGCGATTTTGTTCATTCTCGGCATCAAGATGCTGGGATCAGCCGACACAGCACGCCGAGGCAATGGGCTCTCATCGATCGGCATGCTCATCGCGGTAATCGTCACACTCATAGATAAGCAAGTCTTCGACAGCTGGGTCTGGATTGCCGGTGGTATCGGGGCAGGTGCAGTCATAGGATTTGTAGCAGCCAAGAAAGTCCAAATGACCTCCATGCCCGAATTGGTTGCCCTATTTAATGGATTTGGTGGATTGGCTAGTTTGTTCGTAGGGTGGGCAGAGTATCAGAAAATCAAAGACGCCAACGGCGGACTGGTAGGTAACCTGCTAAACCCCAGTCTCGATCACTTCACTGCATCGGTCGTATTTCTGGCTGTGTTTATCGGTGGCATCACTTTCACAGGTAGTATCTATGCCTGGGGCAAACTCTCCGGCAAAATTGGCGGTCAGGCCAAAGTCTTTAGTGGGCAGAAAGCCTTCAACATGATGCTCATGCTAGGGGTGCTTGTTTGTGGTGTTCTTTACGCAGCCGCACCCAATGGGGAAAATGCTTACGGACTATTTTTGGCGATCGTGGGGCTATCTCTCCTGGTCGGTATTTTTGGTGTCATGCCTATCGGCGGTGGCGACATGCCCGTGGTCATCTCATTGCTCAATAGTTGCTCGGGGCTTGCGGCCTGCGCCGCGGGTTTTGTGATTCAAAACAACGTATTGATTGTCGCTGGCTGTCTAGTCGGAGCCAGTGGCCTCATCCTGACCATCATCATGTGCAAGGCTATGAACCGGACACTGGCCAATGTTCTTTTTAGCGGCTTCGGCGCCAGCGCACAAAAGACCGGTGGCAAGCAAGAGGGTGAAATGAAAGCCATCAGCGGAGAGGATGCCTATTACGTATTGGAAGCGGCTAGCAGCGTGGTGTTTGTTCCCGGATACGGCATGGCTGTTGCTCAAGCTCAACATGCAGTAAAAGAACTCGGCGAAATTCTTGAAGAGAATGGGGCCGAAGTGCGCTACGCCATCCACCCGGTTGCTGGTCGCATGCCGGGTCACATGAATGTACTCTTAGCTGAGGCCGACGTGCCTTATGAACAACTTTCCGAGATGGACGACGTGAACCCTATCATGTCGACCGTCGACGTAGCCATTGTGATTGGAGCCAACGACGTGGTGAACCCGGCGGCAGGAGAAGATCCAAGCAGCCCGATCTACGGCATGCCCATTATCAATGTCTTCGAAGCCAAAACTGTGTTTGCCCTGAAACGCGGCCAGGGAGCTGGCTTCTCAGGTTTGGTGAACCAACTCTTCTTCCGAGAAAATACGAGAATGCTCTACGGAGATGCGAAAGCCACGGTCACTGACTTGGTGGGACAGTTTAAGGACTAG
- the lnt gene encoding apolipoprotein N-acyltransferase — translation MSKSISQNKPVTKYWALGAFLCTFCFHTFSFAPFDIPELAYLVPVPAFLWLFYQQPSRKQLTRVVGAAFWLSWLVLIIWLRHVTWVGWFFLSTILALFPWVWAMAVWWAVPRFKDGSAFMRILGMLGVCSVWSLLEFVRSIFLSGFPWLPLAASQWDRPLTLQLASLTGSYGVSFLLLFVGMTIAFYLRHLFKGKRKGWIHLCPEFLVGMAVWIFFTLGLFQMRFERGVRETFFKAALIQPNVPQNEKWDSSKAADIMNNIRDQLLYQKRIGADIAVLPEAVLPYAIIGDPAMQNWAEELTNDFGGPLLMGALAAEGATLSDDPWYNCFMALYPESGLDRPYYKKRKRVPFGEYIPFRNFLFFLEKFVPIGGDIFPGKSSSPLRLQLESGELPVGALICYEDIFPSLARKTVLNGARALFVVTNDAWYGEEGAAYQHAAHSVLRAVETARPVVRVGNNGWSGWIDEFGGWGEWIDENNVRQPERVMKSPDGSIYYGGSKIFEVTYNPKTYRNLTFYVVYGNWFLWVCLVIIGLLYYLLRRDVTHVSEDDEWDSIKDLKISPTGSEDS, via the coding sequence ATGAGCAAAAGCATATCGCAGAACAAACCGGTTACCAAGTATTGGGCCTTAGGTGCATTTCTTTGTACCTTTTGTTTTCATACCTTTTCTTTCGCGCCGTTTGACATTCCTGAACTGGCCTACCTGGTTCCGGTCCCCGCCTTTCTCTGGTTATTTTATCAGCAGCCAAGCCGCAAGCAACTCACCCGAGTCGTGGGTGCAGCATTTTGGTTGAGTTGGCTTGTATTGATTATTTGGTTACGTCATGTGACTTGGGTAGGCTGGTTTTTCCTGTCGACCATTCTCGCGTTGTTTCCCTGGGTTTGGGCAATGGCTGTTTGGTGGGCTGTGCCCCGCTTTAAGGATGGCTCCGCATTTATGCGGATACTCGGTATGCTCGGAGTATGTAGTGTCTGGTCGTTGTTGGAGTTTGTTCGCAGTATATTTCTTAGTGGATTCCCATGGTTGCCATTGGCTGCTTCCCAATGGGACCGTCCATTGACTCTGCAGCTTGCCTCGCTCACAGGTTCATATGGCGTCTCATTCCTCTTGTTGTTTGTAGGCATGACCATTGCTTTTTACCTACGGCATCTCTTCAAAGGGAAACGGAAGGGTTGGATTCATCTATGTCCGGAATTCCTGGTCGGTATGGCTGTGTGGATATTTTTCACCTTGGGCTTATTTCAAATGCGCTTCGAACGTGGAGTACGGGAAACATTTTTTAAGGCTGCGCTTATTCAACCCAACGTTCCCCAAAATGAAAAGTGGGATTCATCCAAAGCGGCAGATATTATGAACAATATTCGGGACCAGCTGCTTTATCAAAAACGAATCGGAGCCGATATTGCCGTCCTACCTGAAGCGGTTTTACCTTACGCCATTATTGGTGACCCTGCTATGCAAAACTGGGCGGAGGAGTTGACGAATGACTTTGGTGGGCCGTTATTGATGGGAGCTTTAGCCGCTGAAGGAGCGACCTTGAGTGACGATCCCTGGTACAATTGTTTTATGGCCCTTTATCCGGAGAGTGGCTTGGATCGACCCTATTATAAGAAACGTAAACGGGTCCCTTTTGGGGAATACATTCCTTTCAGAAACTTTTTGTTTTTCTTGGAAAAATTTGTGCCTATTGGTGGCGATATTTTTCCAGGTAAATCTTCTTCTCCGCTTCGTCTTCAACTGGAGTCGGGTGAACTTCCCGTCGGTGCGCTTATCTGTTATGAGGATATTTTTCCGTCTTTGGCACGCAAAACTGTCCTAAATGGTGCGCGGGCACTATTCGTGGTTACAAACGACGCTTGGTACGGGGAAGAAGGCGCAGCCTATCAGCATGCTGCTCACTCTGTTCTTCGAGCTGTGGAGACTGCGCGCCCTGTTGTGCGTGTAGGCAACAATGGGTGGAGCGGATGGATCGACGAATTTGGTGGATGGGGAGAGTGGATTGATGAGAACAATGTCCGACAGCCCGAGCGAGTTATGAAGTCACCTGACGGGTCCATTTATTATGGTGGAAGCAAAATCTTTGAAGTAACCTATAATCCTAAAACCTACCGAAATCTCACATTCTATGTGGTATATGGTAATTGGTTCCTGTGGGTCTGTTTGGTGATAATCGGATTACTCTATTACTTGTTGCGACGGGATGTTACCCATGTCTCAGAGGATGACGAATGGGATTCGATCAAGGACCTGAAGATCAGTCCTACCGGGTCTGAAGATTCTTAG
- the secA gene encoding preprotein translocase subunit SecA, translating to MLSFIFKRFADRPYKKFIKKSQPIIDRINELEEKYQRLSDAELRHNTELFRERLEAGETLEDILPEAFATVKNAARRMCGQTHQVNGHPLEWNMVHYDVQLLGGLALHSGKIAEMATGEGKTLVATLPLYLNALPARGCHCVTVNDYLANRDSEWMGYLFKFLGLTVGCIQNSMPLPQKKEMYQADITYGTASEFGFDYLRDNGMAMVSDAQVQRDHFFCIVDEVDSILVDEARTPLIISGPVQITRELPFNEFKPVIERLVRQQNRFCNDMVAKAKAEMEKGELEDEFATSMQLLQVRMGMPKNKQLTRMMEEGPSRKMIEKADLEMHNDFRKQELFELKEELYFVIDEKQHQADLTEKGRDFLRPNDKDAFMLPDLPSIFSDLDKYESMDEREREEQKAIHQEAFEKASEEIHTISQLLRAYSLYEKDNEYVVQDNKVQIVDENTGRLMPGRRWSEGLHQAVEAKEGVTIEKETKTYATVTIQNYFRQYEKLSGMTGTAETEAAEFFDIYSMEVMVVPTNKPNQRSDLNDVIYKTRRAKYSAAIADIQEAHNQGQPVLVGTASVEASELLSRMLKRGNIPHTVLNAKQHGKEAEIVARAGQRGAVTIATNMAGRGTDIKLGDGVEELGGLLVLGTERHESRRIDRQLRGRCARQGDKGASKFFISLEDNLMRLFAQPGPIANIMEKSFSEEDELAHPLLNRSIESAQKKVEQQNYAIRKRLLQYDDVLNTQREVIYGMRNSALHDEKPKMIIYDMIKEELDERLDDDSLYVSDANDETISGLLRWVNTHFPIAIQEDDVDWTNQETAHTSIFGKISEAYDKKEDLQQPDAFKKLERWIVISAIDRHWQDHLTEMEDLRRSVGIRAIGQKNPLHEYQKEAFDYFELMEASIRTQIATSLFRSAVMLEKNIIEALQDRMNKAQATQPSLSVAQAPPPAEGGQQQNLPPQLQRGPQPQMNPAAKQKAEPIKREMPKVGRNEPCPCGSGKKYKHCHGS from the coding sequence ATGCTGTCCTTTATCTTTAAACGATTTGCTGATCGGCCCTACAAGAAATTCATTAAGAAGTCTCAGCCGATCATCGACCGAATCAATGAGCTGGAAGAGAAATACCAACGGCTAAGTGATGCTGAACTGCGTCATAATACCGAATTATTTCGTGAGCGCCTTGAGGCTGGAGAAACGCTGGAAGACATTCTGCCAGAAGCTTTTGCCACTGTAAAAAACGCCGCGCGCCGTATGTGTGGCCAGACTCACCAAGTAAATGGCCATCCACTCGAGTGGAATATGGTTCACTATGATGTGCAGCTACTTGGTGGCTTAGCTCTTCATAGTGGCAAGATTGCGGAAATGGCGACCGGTGAAGGTAAAACCCTTGTGGCCACTTTGCCCCTGTATCTGAATGCCCTACCTGCTCGTGGATGTCACTGTGTTACGGTGAACGACTATTTGGCCAATCGAGACAGTGAATGGATGGGTTATCTATTCAAATTCCTGGGATTGACCGTCGGATGTATCCAGAACTCCATGCCTCTCCCGCAGAAGAAGGAGATGTATCAGGCCGATATCACCTATGGAACGGCTTCTGAGTTTGGCTTTGATTACTTGCGCGACAACGGCATGGCCATGGTTTCTGACGCCCAGGTTCAACGGGATCACTTCTTCTGTATTGTGGATGAAGTGGATTCCATTCTGGTCGACGAAGCGAGAACGCCGCTGATCATATCGGGCCCGGTTCAGATTACCCGAGAGCTTCCGTTCAACGAATTCAAACCTGTCATCGAACGCTTGGTGCGTCAGCAGAATCGTTTTTGTAACGACATGGTGGCCAAGGCAAAGGCTGAGATGGAGAAGGGCGAGCTGGAAGACGAATTTGCTACGAGTATGCAGTTACTTCAGGTGCGCATGGGAATGCCCAAGAACAAGCAACTCACCCGCATGATGGAAGAGGGTCCGAGCCGAAAGATGATTGAGAAGGCTGACCTGGAAATGCATAACGACTTTCGCAAGCAAGAGCTCTTTGAATTGAAGGAAGAGCTCTACTTCGTGATCGACGAGAAGCAGCATCAGGCCGACTTGACGGAAAAAGGCCGAGATTTTCTCCGACCCAACGACAAAGATGCATTTATGCTGCCCGATCTGCCCAGTATCTTTAGCGATCTGGACAAATACGAATCGATGGATGAACGCGAACGGGAAGAGCAGAAGGCGATCCATCAAGAAGCATTTGAGAAGGCCAGTGAGGAAATTCACACCATTAGTCAGCTTTTACGCGCTTACTCGCTTTACGAAAAAGACAACGAGTATGTCGTGCAGGACAACAAGGTTCAAATCGTTGACGAAAATACCGGCCGTTTAATGCCAGGTCGTCGATGGAGTGAAGGTCTGCACCAAGCAGTGGAGGCTAAAGAAGGCGTTACGATCGAAAAGGAAACCAAGACCTACGCGACCGTTACGATTCAGAATTACTTCCGCCAATATGAGAAGCTGTCTGGTATGACTGGAACAGCAGAAACCGAGGCGGCCGAGTTCTTCGATATTTACAGCATGGAGGTCATGGTCGTACCGACCAACAAGCCGAATCAAAGATCTGATCTCAACGATGTGATTTATAAAACGCGCCGGGCAAAATACAGCGCGGCCATCGCCGATATCCAGGAAGCTCACAACCAAGGGCAACCGGTACTCGTTGGTACTGCGTCTGTAGAAGCATCGGAGTTGTTAAGCCGCATGCTGAAGCGGGGTAATATACCGCACACGGTATTGAATGCGAAGCAGCACGGTAAGGAGGCTGAAATTGTCGCCCGTGCAGGTCAACGCGGCGCCGTAACGATCGCTACCAACATGGCTGGTCGTGGAACCGACATTAAGCTCGGTGACGGCGTTGAAGAGCTGGGTGGACTTTTGGTTCTGGGAACTGAGCGTCACGAGTCTCGCCGTATCGATCGACAGCTTCGCGGTCGTTGTGCTCGTCAAGGGGATAAGGGTGCTTCGAAGTTCTTCATTTCTCTTGAAGATAATTTAATGCGCTTGTTTGCCCAACCGGGCCCCATTGCCAATATCATGGAGAAATCCTTTAGTGAGGAAGATGAGTTAGCTCACCCTTTATTGAATCGTTCCATCGAAAGTGCGCAGAAGAAAGTGGAGCAGCAAAACTACGCGATTCGGAAGCGTTTGCTCCAATATGATGACGTTCTCAATACCCAGCGTGAAGTCATTTATGGAATGCGCAACAGCGCCCTTCACGACGAAAAGCCGAAGATGATCATCTATGATATGATCAAAGAAGAGCTCGATGAACGCCTGGATGATGACTCGCTCTACGTGTCCGATGCAAATGACGAAACTATCAGCGGACTCTTGCGCTGGGTGAATACTCACTTCCCAATTGCCATTCAGGAAGATGATGTCGATTGGACGAATCAAGAAACGGCTCATACATCCATCTTTGGGAAGATTTCCGAGGCCTACGACAAGAAGGAAGACCTGCAACAGCCAGACGCTTTTAAGAAACTCGAGCGTTGGATCGTTATTTCAGCGATCGACCGTCATTGGCAAGATCACCTTACTGAGATGGAAGATCTGCGACGCAGTGTAGGAATCCGCGCCATTGGGCAAAAGAACCCACTTCACGAGTATCAGAAAGAAGCCTTCGACTATTTTGAGCTAATGGAAGCCAGTATTCGTACCCAGATTGCGACTTCGCTCTTCCGCTCTGCAGTTATGTTAGAGAAGAATATCATCGAAGCGCTCCAGGATCGGATGAATAAAGCTCAGGCTACGCAGCCAAGTTTGAGTGTTGCTCAAGCTCCGCCTCCTGCCGAAGGTGGTCAGCAGCAGAATTTGCCTCCGCAACTTCAACGCGGACCTCAGCCGCAGATGAACCCTGCTGCAAAGCAGAAGGCAGAACCGATTAAACGCGAGATGCCTAAGGTTGGGCGCAACGAACCCTGCCCTTGCGGAAGTGGTAAAAAATATAAGCACTGTCACGGCTCCTGA
- a CDS encoding CsgG/HfaB family protein — translation MKHALGVISFDNEAGFVSEWNLGDNLGLMLESSLYDTGRFVIVERAELGAVMAEQDLQNSGRTAQASQVAGTGKIRSAKYLATGAITEASYNTSGNNGGLRIKGFNIGGKSDKAEIVAVVKLIDSTTGEVVASERIRGEAGKSGLTIGYSERGFGTQLGGFAKTPMGEAAQDAIDQATQFIALEMED, via the coding sequence GTGAAACATGCGCTCGGTGTGATCAGTTTTGACAACGAGGCTGGATTTGTCAGCGAGTGGAATTTAGGCGACAACCTAGGTCTGATGCTTGAGTCCAGTCTTTATGACACGGGTCGATTTGTGATAGTTGAGCGTGCTGAGCTCGGGGCAGTCATGGCAGAGCAGGATTTGCAGAACAGTGGGCGAACTGCCCAAGCCTCTCAAGTGGCCGGTACGGGCAAGATCCGTAGTGCAAAATACCTGGCTACCGGAGCCATTACAGAAGCTAGCTATAATACCTCCGGAAACAATGGCGGATTACGAATCAAAGGCTTCAATATCGGAGGCAAATCTGACAAAGCGGAGATTGTAGCCGTGGTGAAACTCATTGACTCTACAACCGGTGAGGTAGTTGCCAGTGAACGTATCCGCGGAGAAGCTGGTAAATCTGGATTAACGATCGGATATTCTGAGCGTGGTTTTGGAACCCAATTGGGTGGTTTTGCTAAGACTCCAATGGGAGAAGCCGCTCAAGACGCAATCGACCAGGCAACCCAATTCATCGCTCTGGAAATGGAGGACTAG